A section of the Streptomyces sp. NBC_01591 genome encodes:
- a CDS encoding acyl-CoA thioesterase, whose product MSAALDSLLDLLDLEQIERDIFRGTSRSAVVPRVFGGQVAAQALVAAGRTVPADRTAHSLHSYFLRMGDPGAPIVYSVDRIRDGRSFTTRRVVAVQHGQPIFHLSASFQTYEEGLEHQAAMPPAPDPETLPTAAQLLPRYADRFSEPGVVDRLIEARAAVDLRYVDAPPFGSVGEPREPRSQVWFRTNGKLVDDPLLHVCMATYVSDMTLLDSVLLAHGRGGWAVGDVVGASLDHAMWFHRPFRADEWLLYDQESPSASGGRGLGQARIYTQDGWLAITVIQEGVVRVPRD is encoded by the coding sequence ATGAGCGCAGCACTCGACTCCCTGCTCGATCTGCTCGACCTGGAGCAGATCGAGCGGGACATCTTCCGGGGTACGAGCCGTTCGGCGGTCGTGCCCCGCGTCTTCGGCGGCCAGGTCGCGGCCCAGGCCCTGGTCGCCGCGGGCCGTACCGTCCCCGCCGACCGGACCGCCCACTCCCTGCACTCCTACTTCCTCCGGATGGGCGACCCGGGCGCGCCGATCGTCTACAGCGTCGACCGCATCCGCGACGGCCGCTCCTTCACCACCCGGCGGGTCGTCGCCGTCCAGCACGGCCAGCCGATCTTCCATCTCTCGGCCTCGTTCCAGACGTACGAGGAGGGCCTGGAGCACCAGGCGGCCATGCCGCCCGCCCCGGACCCGGAGACTCTGCCCACGGCGGCGCAGCTGCTGCCCCGGTACGCGGACCGCTTCAGCGAGCCGGGGGTCGTGGACCGGCTGATCGAGGCGCGGGCCGCGGTCGACCTGCGGTACGTGGACGCCCCGCCCTTCGGCAGCGTCGGCGAACCGCGTGAGCCCCGCTCCCAGGTGTGGTTCCGCACCAACGGCAAGCTCGTGGACGATCCGCTGCTCCATGTCTGCATGGCGACGTACGTCTCCGACATGACGCTGCTCGACTCGGTGCTCCTCGCCCACGGTCGCGGGGGCTGGGCCGTCGGCGACGTGGTCGGCGCGAGCCTGGACCACGCGATGTGGTTCCACCGGCCGTTCCGGGCCGACGAATGGCTGCTGTACGACCAGGAGTCACCGTCCGCGTCCGGCGGGCGCGGGCTCGGTCAGGCCCGGATCTACACGCAGGACGGCTGGCTGGCGATCACCGTCATCCAGGAGGGCGTGGTCCGCGTCCCCCGGGACTGA